CTGCCGGACGCGCTCCTGTCGACGTTGACCTGGTCGTGGACCGTGCGCGGCATGACCTGGTCGGGCGCGTCGAAGCGGACGTCGACCTTGCCGTCCGCGCCCCGGTGGAACATCTTCCCGCCGGTCGACAGGGAGAGGTTGAGCGTGGCGGAGACCGGCTCCTTCAGCGGCCAGGCGACGCCGTACTTGCCGTCCGTGCCGTCGCCGAGCTCCTTGGTGATCCTCCGGAACTCCGGCCAGCTCCACGGCTTCTCGGGCGTCGGGATGCGTACGCCCGACTTCTTCAGCCACTTGGCGTTGGCGATCAGGACGCGCGGCTCCTGCAGGAACGGCACTCCGTAGACCTTCCCGTCGAAGGTCGCCGTCTCCCAGCTGCGCCCCGGGATGTCCGCCTTGAGGCGCTCGGGCAGGAGGTCGCCGATGTCCGCGAGATACCCGCCGTAGGCGAAGTCGGCGAGGTCGTCCGACGCGTCGTGGATGATGTCCGGCGCCTCGCCGCCCTCGAAGGAGGTGAGCAGCTGGTCGTGGACGCTGTCCCAGCTGCCCTGGATGTACTCGACCTCGACGTCGGGGTGGGTGGCGTTCCACTCCTCGACGAGCGCCTTGTTGGCGTCGACGGACTCCTTCTGCCAGGCCAGGGACTGGAACTGGAGGGTGATCTTCCCGTCGTCGTCCCCGGAGTCGCCGCTGCATCCGGCGAGCAGCAGCGCGAGCGCGGCGACAGCGGCGGCCAGACGGGATGCCGTGCGGGGGGCCGAGCGAGGTCCCGTACGCGGTGCCGTGCTCATCACGCCTTCACCGCCCCCGCCAGCATGCCGCCCGTGATCCGCTTCTGGATGATCGCGAAGATGACGAGCGAGGGGATGGTCGCGAGGAACGCCGCCGCCGCGAGCGGGCCGAGGTCGGCGACGCCCTCCGTGCCGATGAAGCGGTTGAGGATGACCGGCAACGTCTGCTTCTCCGGGGTCTTGAGCAGGACGAGCGCGAAGAAGAACTCGTTCCATGCGGTGATGAAGGCGAACATCGCGGTGGCGACGATGCCGGGGGCGAGCAGTGGCGCGACGACCGAGACGAAGGTCCGCACCTTGCTCGCGCCGTCCACCGCGGCG
The window above is part of the Streptomyces venezuelae genome. Proteins encoded here:
- a CDS encoding ABC transporter substrate-binding protein gives rise to the protein MSTAPRTGPRSAPRTASRLAAAVAALALLLAGCSGDSGDDDGKITLQFQSLAWQKESVDANKALVEEWNATHPDVEVEYIQGSWDSVHDQLLTSFEGGEAPDIIHDASDDLADFAYGGYLADIGDLLPERLKADIPGRSWETATFDGKVYGVPFLQEPRVLIANAKWLKKSGVRIPTPEKPWSWPEFRRITKELGDGTDGKYGVAWPLKEPVSATLNLSLSTGGKMFHRGADGKVDVRFDAPDQVMPRTVHDQVNVDRSASGSTLGMGGSDTLPGFFGGKYAMVPLGFSYRQQIVQQAPKGFEWQVLPAPAGAEGLAQGVSPQTLSVSEDSAHKKEAAEFIDFFLQPDNMVKLARGDWMLPTGEQALKDPALRTEKNGWSAGTALSEDLRPAPAQSVRGYPEWKDKVATPALQEYYSGAIDLDELEKRLVKDGNLVLARYQR